In Rhodopirellula islandica, one DNA window encodes the following:
- a CDS encoding leucine-rich repeat domain-containing protein — MVDSVSQYRRRTRLTAYAVSSLIGILVVLLNVPWRYTQISESWMGEPFTLVQRVPVLDPDQIVRAGWPWRYQVLIDEGSQGTSAKSKPSNALAAIANHTPQYWSGRALLGDILFASALIYFAFRLWCWRGERIAISEAPERTRRRFDIAVASGCFLLPASLVFSSNWIAKHHLAKIQSLECRGGYQFTFEAPLFLEKRIPIQLHASFLRLRTVELYSPSEKALQTLLGTPTLRSVLVFDGHLHEHSLDPLGDAIELTSLSLNRSPVSEKVCEDIRDCKRLMYLGIEQCNLDSQMAALINQMDKLQHVDLRRNPLSLNAISKPKWASTCRSLILSRPKPGQQGHLNLSQWPNLERLSIRDSIRIYNDATLQLSLTDMPSLETIELDRSQKHSLHAQNLPRFRQIVEPIDLMLLYGREDQLNGLTRFESVHLVNVPNFRRLECHAADLKELRLEDVGRLKEIYLGVYRYDSQGQITAEDSIVAGDDAWLQQIAQTPSLSKVDLAGVQFPPESYERLASLSYLKHLHLQKANLKHSDLDWVFGLNQLQSLAIRDCRISAEWLEKCLVQLPKLRSLHADLSDLDQLTIAENRSLTSLDHFEVSKLNRLELRSLPRLRGSIQIRGEIEDLQLVDLPLLDELLIESPWPRQAKLEGLTKLRYFGGGGPELDDSVIDQMLKFKHLDHLMLAYPNISKERLQALGQYRYLTGLELPGCRVDDDVASHWSKLLRLRVANFDDTQVSSRTLHWLRAIPSLRRLSIARVPLDADAKRIVSSLYQLSSLNLSGVDFPAEDLRRLLTDGNLEALDLAGCSLSEAHLQVLADSETLRRVVLKDCFLEPKQIANLLQINPQLTLDLGVHDQSFFVNFAPPYRTRLIGCRVRRPSFVLPSRRPIPFPGSINSMILEDSSFPDDSSDLSMLESQDNTVQLVSGSQASEDPPEPHQHIVVDLAEFRMQSERAFSTELFRSVNELAANK; from the coding sequence TTGGTGGATTCCGTTTCGCAGTATCGCCGTCGCACCCGGCTGACCGCTTACGCAGTCAGTTCCTTGATCGGAATCCTCGTGGTGCTGCTCAATGTTCCCTGGCGGTACACGCAAATCAGCGAGAGCTGGATGGGCGAACCGTTCACGCTGGTGCAACGGGTGCCGGTCTTGGACCCGGACCAAATCGTTCGGGCCGGTTGGCCTTGGCGATACCAAGTGTTGATCGACGAGGGATCCCAAGGCACCTCGGCAAAGTCAAAGCCCAGCAACGCTCTGGCCGCAATTGCGAATCACACCCCACAGTATTGGTCCGGCCGAGCTTTGCTGGGCGACATCCTCTTTGCTTCGGCGCTTATCTATTTCGCGTTTCGACTGTGGTGTTGGCGAGGTGAGCGCATCGCAATTTCTGAAGCTCCCGAACGGACGCGACGGAGATTTGACATCGCCGTTGCCTCGGGATGCTTTCTGCTGCCAGCCAGCCTGGTTTTCAGCAGCAACTGGATTGCCAAGCACCACTTGGCGAAGATTCAATCACTGGAATGCCGTGGTGGTTATCAATTCACTTTTGAAGCCCCTCTATTTCTCGAGAAGAGAATTCCGATCCAACTGCACGCGTCCTTTTTGCGACTGCGTACGGTGGAGCTTTATTCGCCCTCTGAAAAGGCTCTGCAAACGCTGCTTGGCACACCGACACTGCGATCGGTTTTGGTCTTCGATGGGCATTTGCATGAACATTCGCTCGATCCACTTGGTGATGCCATCGAGCTGACCAGTTTGTCGCTCAACCGTTCGCCTGTTTCGGAGAAGGTTTGCGAGGACATCCGAGACTGCAAGCGTCTGATGTACCTCGGAATCGAACAATGCAATCTGGATTCCCAGATGGCAGCGTTGATCAACCAGATGGACAAGCTTCAGCACGTCGATTTGCGCCGCAACCCTTTGAGTCTCAATGCCATCTCCAAACCAAAGTGGGCGTCCACCTGTCGCTCACTGATCCTCAGCCGTCCGAAACCGGGCCAACAGGGACACCTGAATCTGTCCCAGTGGCCGAACCTCGAACGCCTGTCCATTCGCGATTCGATCCGAATCTACAACGATGCGACGCTCCAATTGTCGCTCACGGACATGCCTTCCCTGGAAACGATTGAGCTGGATCGCTCGCAAAAACATTCCTTGCACGCACAGAACCTGCCGCGATTCCGACAAATCGTTGAACCAATTGATCTGATGCTGCTGTATGGTCGTGAGGACCAATTGAATGGCCTGACTCGGTTTGAATCCGTCCACCTGGTGAATGTCCCCAACTTCCGCCGGCTGGAATGTCATGCCGCGGACTTGAAAGAGCTTCGGCTGGAGGATGTCGGTCGCCTGAAAGAGATCTACTTGGGCGTGTACCGGTATGACTCACAGGGCCAGATCACGGCCGAAGATTCGATCGTTGCGGGCGACGATGCGTGGCTGCAACAAATTGCTCAGACGCCCTCCTTGAGCAAAGTTGATTTGGCGGGTGTTCAGTTTCCGCCGGAATCTTACGAACGGCTCGCCTCGCTTTCTTATTTGAAGCACCTCCACCTCCAAAAAGCCAACCTCAAGCACTCTGATTTGGACTGGGTTTTTGGCCTGAACCAACTGCAATCCCTTGCCATCCGCGATTGCCGAATCTCGGCAGAATGGCTTGAGAAATGCCTTGTGCAGCTGCCCAAACTCCGAAGTCTCCACGCCGATCTTTCGGACCTGGATCAGCTGACCATCGCCGAGAATCGAAGCCTGACTTCGTTGGATCATTTCGAGGTTTCCAAGCTGAATCGCCTTGAGCTTCGAAGCCTTCCGCGACTTCGAGGATCGATTCAAATCCGTGGCGAGATCGAGGATTTGCAGTTGGTCGACCTGCCGCTTCTCGATGAACTTTTGATCGAAAGCCCTTGGCCTCGACAGGCGAAGCTGGAAGGGCTCACCAAACTGCGCTACTTCGGCGGTGGCGGTCCCGAGCTTGACGACAGCGTGATCGACCAAATGCTGAAATTCAAACACCTTGATCACTTGATGTTGGCCTACCCCAACATCTCAAAGGAACGACTTCAGGCGTTGGGACAGTACCGGTATCTGACTGGCTTGGAGCTCCCTGGATGTCGTGTGGACGATGACGTGGCGTCACATTGGTCAAAGCTGCTTCGGTTACGAGTTGCGAATTTCGACGACACGCAGGTGTCTTCGCGCACCTTGCATTGGCTGCGTGCGATTCCGTCGCTTCGCAGGCTCTCCATCGCTCGCGTGCCCTTGGACGCCGATGCAAAACGCATTGTCAGCTCGCTTTACCAGCTGTCTTCCTTGAATCTGAGCGGTGTTGATTTCCCAGCTGAAGATCTCAGACGTCTGCTCACGGACGGCAACCTTGAGGCTCTCGACTTAGCTGGTTGCTCCCTCAGTGAGGCACATCTTCAAGTCCTTGCCGACTCCGAAACTCTCCGCCGCGTGGTCTTGAAGGACTGTTTCTTAGAACCAAAACAGATCGCAAATCTGCTTCAAATTAACCCGCAACTGACCTTGGATTTGGGTGTGCACGACCAATCCTTCTTCGTCAATTTTGCACCTCCCTATCGCACTCGATTGATCGGCTGTCGCGTTCGTCGGCCATCCTTTGTGCTACCGAGCAGACGTCCAATCCCCTTCCCTGGATCGATAAACAGCATGATACTGGAAGACTCGTCCTTCCCAGATGACAGCAGCGATCTTTCCATGCTGGAAAGCCAAGACAACACGGTGCAGCTCGTGTCGGGCAGTCAGGCCTCGGAGGATCCCCCGGAGCCACACCAACACATTGTCGTGGACTTGGCTGAGTTTCGGATGCAGTCCGAACGTGCCTTCTCAACGGAGTTGTTTCGGTCGGTCAACGAATTGGCTGCCAACAAGTGA
- a CDS encoding efflux RND transporter permease subunit — MRTSLIAAPRHGLARFLWVGRWWLFCMGCLSAIPLAIYQTDLGMDRSLAAMFSPSDPTLNQYQHLQQTFGGNLVVMLVYDDTELMTPEGVARNQKWTQSAESIEGVRGVLSVAKLVQAFAYIRPQFSLLGGSIPSNPEATPAPSKMLAEDDPVANSFRELFAGYTHGRDEQTAAIVAMLQPGHTESAIKDLQRLADQIPSQRAPVLVGEPVLLDDAFDMIQADGNRLALGTIGLLSLVMLLTLRDYRVVLLAAMAIAWATVCTRASIVALGMEMSLVSTILIAIIAVIVVAAVMHLGVRSRDSAGENVSSNSSESTVRVIAFLAIPILWTCLTDAAGFASLLKSDVRPVQQFGAMTAVAAVAIVAALIWFTPALMSLPSGKREQSHETPLDDRRSPSKRFLVHLVSTSLRHRKLLSMASVIALILCTIMVTRLKTETSFLSNFRDSSRIVQAYERVEQQLGGAGVWDVVLPAPDTITPEYANRVREFETELRELEVVDSVTGQTHGLTKVLSLADADEVAAMSPLLSLVTPEVRLAGMRTAIPTFADALLTFDPPQEGSQRQLRIMLRSEEGLPGEVKRKLIERVSQAAQGFDERSLVTGYSVLMSQLVSSLLRDQWNALAIALTLVGLLIGIATGSVRYAIVALLTNTLPVMFVLALMGLVGGGLDLGSAMIGAVSIGLSIDGSIHFLAGYQRGRVAGLDPSTAATEAATDVATPILLATLALVVGFGILMTSPFIPTATFGMLIAATLAASAATNLMLLPAVIVAVDRRTTSP, encoded by the coding sequence GTGAGAACTTCGTTGATCGCTGCCCCGCGTCACGGACTCGCCCGATTCTTGTGGGTGGGGCGTTGGTGGCTGTTCTGCATGGGGTGCCTGTCGGCGATCCCGCTGGCGATTTACCAGACCGACCTGGGCATGGATCGCTCTCTGGCCGCGATGTTCTCGCCGTCCGATCCCACTCTGAACCAGTACCAACATCTGCAACAAACCTTCGGCGGCAATTTGGTCGTCATGCTGGTCTACGATGACACGGAGCTGATGACACCGGAGGGGGTCGCACGCAACCAAAAATGGACCCAGTCGGCCGAATCGATCGAGGGCGTACGGGGGGTTCTTTCCGTCGCGAAATTGGTCCAGGCATTTGCTTACATCCGCCCCCAGTTCTCACTCCTGGGCGGATCCATCCCATCGAATCCGGAGGCCACTCCAGCACCGTCGAAGATGCTCGCGGAAGACGACCCCGTCGCGAATTCATTTCGAGAACTTTTCGCGGGATACACGCACGGCCGAGATGAGCAGACCGCTGCCATCGTCGCGATGCTTCAACCGGGCCACACCGAGTCAGCCATCAAGGACTTGCAGCGGCTGGCCGACCAAATCCCTTCCCAGCGGGCTCCGGTTCTAGTCGGCGAACCGGTGTTGCTCGATGATGCCTTTGACATGATTCAAGCGGATGGCAACCGACTGGCACTGGGGACAATCGGTTTGCTCAGCCTGGTCATGCTACTGACCCTGCGAGACTACCGAGTCGTTTTGTTGGCCGCGATGGCGATCGCCTGGGCGACGGTCTGCACCCGAGCCTCGATCGTTGCTTTGGGGATGGAAATGTCATTGGTTTCGACCATCTTGATCGCAATCATTGCGGTCATTGTGGTGGCCGCGGTGATGCACCTTGGTGTCCGGTCTCGCGACAGCGCGGGCGAGAACGTGTCATCCAATTCAAGCGAATCGACCGTTCGAGTCATTGCCTTCTTGGCCATTCCGATCCTGTGGACGTGTCTCACCGACGCGGCTGGTTTCGCATCGCTGCTGAAATCGGACGTTCGGCCGGTGCAGCAGTTTGGCGCGATGACCGCCGTGGCCGCCGTAGCCATTGTCGCCGCCTTGATCTGGTTCACCCCTGCTTTGATGAGCCTGCCTTCTGGGAAGCGCGAGCAGTCACATGAGACGCCTCTGGATGATCGACGCTCGCCATCAAAACGATTCCTCGTTCACCTGGTCTCGACCAGTTTGCGTCATCGAAAGCTTTTGTCGATGGCCTCTGTCATCGCCTTGATCTTGTGCACCATCATGGTAACGCGACTCAAAACCGAAACCAGTTTTTTGAGCAACTTTCGTGACAGCAGTCGCATCGTTCAGGCGTACGAGAGGGTGGAACAACAACTGGGTGGGGCGGGCGTGTGGGACGTCGTCCTGCCAGCTCCCGACACCATCACCCCCGAGTACGCAAATCGTGTTCGGGAATTCGAAACTGAGCTGCGTGAATTGGAAGTGGTCGATTCAGTCACGGGGCAAACTCATGGCCTGACCAAAGTCTTGTCGCTCGCGGATGCCGATGAGGTTGCGGCAATGAGTCCGTTGTTGTCGCTCGTCACGCCGGAGGTCCGGCTGGCTGGAATGCGAACCGCCATCCCAACCTTCGCGGACGCGTTGCTGACGTTTGATCCGCCCCAGGAAGGCAGCCAACGTCAATTGCGGATCATGCTGCGCAGCGAAGAAGGTCTGCCCGGTGAAGTCAAACGCAAACTGATAGAGCGGGTCTCCCAGGCGGCTCAGGGCTTTGACGAGCGTTCACTCGTGACGGGCTACTCGGTGTTGATGTCGCAACTGGTCAGCAGCCTGCTGCGTGATCAGTGGAACGCACTGGCGATCGCCTTGACGTTGGTGGGGTTGCTGATCGGAATCGCGACAGGAAGCGTGCGATATGCAATCGTTGCGTTGTTGACCAACACGCTGCCGGTCATGTTCGTCCTGGCTCTGATGGGATTGGTGGGAGGTGGCTTGGATTTGGGATCCGCCATGATTGGTGCGGTCTCCATCGGGTTGTCGATCGATGGTTCCATTCACTTTCTGGCCGGCTACCAACGCGGCCGAGTGGCGGGGCTGGATCCCTCGACCGCAGCCACGGAGGCGGCGACGGATGTGGCGACTCCAATCTTGCTGGCGACATTGGCATTGGTGGTTGGCTTCGGGATTTTGATGACCAGCCCTTTCATTCCCACCGCGACCTTTGGCATGTTGATTGCCGCCACCTTGGCCGCTTCTGCTGCGACCAATCTCATGCTGTTGCCCGCCGTTATCGTTGCCGTCGACCGGCGGACAACCTCCCCTTGA
- a CDS encoding signal peptidase II, with product MNSAKENLSGYESDSSNTAAQTAAFPASRYALFFGLAVAGGALDLWSKEVIFRWRGLPGTQDVHWIIEGYFGIETAVNIGAVFGLGAGQGLMFAAISVIAAVAIVAWLFFFQAARSSWLTFALGCITGGIIGNLYDRLGFWWEPGLPDQWQSGVRDWILWQASEQWKWPNFNIADSLLVTGAIMLLIQSFFFPPSPHNEPAGTASPDDDIAAPSEGAKPAAS from the coding sequence ATGAATTCAGCCAAAGAGAATCTTTCCGGATACGAATCCGATTCGTCGAACACCGCTGCCCAAACAGCGGCCTTCCCCGCCAGCCGCTACGCACTGTTCTTCGGGCTGGCCGTCGCCGGAGGGGCACTGGACCTGTGGAGCAAAGAAGTCATCTTCCGCTGGCGCGGCCTGCCCGGAACCCAAGATGTTCACTGGATCATCGAAGGCTACTTTGGAATCGAAACCGCTGTGAACATTGGCGCGGTCTTCGGCTTGGGAGCCGGCCAGGGATTGATGTTCGCAGCCATCTCAGTGATCGCCGCCGTGGCGATCGTCGCCTGGCTGTTCTTCTTCCAGGCAGCCCGATCGAGTTGGTTGACATTCGCTTTGGGATGCATCACCGGGGGGATCATCGGCAACCTTTACGACCGCCTAGGATTCTGGTGGGAACCCGGACTGCCCGATCAGTGGCAAAGCGGCGTTCGCGATTGGATTCTCTGGCAAGCGTCGGAGCAATGGAAATGGCCCAACTTCAACATTGCGGATTCCCTGTTGGTCACCGGAGCAATCATGTTGTTGATTCAATCTTTTTTCTTCCCACCTTCGCCGCACAACGAACCTGCTGGCACCGCCTCTCCCGACGATGACATTGCGGCCCCTAGCGAAGGTGCGAAGCCGGCTGCCTCGTGA
- a CDS encoding uracil-DNA glycosylase family protein gives MSPTKSPSPKPIQKRLLDAARELSDQVDKLEFAEPVTHVYNPLRYAWGLHEQYVRQIGANAHVLFLGMNPGPWGMAQTGVPFGEINAVVQWMGLEGEVERPANEHPKRPVEGLNCARSEVSGRRLWGLVSEKYPDPADFFQQHFVANYCPLVFMEAGGKNRTPDKLPAAERDSLQAICDAHLAKVITAAPWTDLVGVGAFAENCLKRVVKSIEGSSEPRTPKASVRQKSASQPPFHIHRILHPSPASPAANKDWAGKVTSQLTDAKIW, from the coding sequence ATGTCGCCAACCAAATCCCCGAGCCCGAAACCGATTCAAAAGCGACTGCTCGACGCTGCGAGAGAACTTTCCGATCAAGTCGACAAGCTCGAATTCGCAGAACCGGTCACGCACGTCTACAACCCGCTGCGATATGCCTGGGGACTTCATGAACAATACGTGCGCCAAATCGGCGCCAACGCTCACGTGCTGTTCCTGGGCATGAACCCGGGACCGTGGGGCATGGCGCAAACCGGAGTGCCGTTTGGTGAGATCAATGCAGTCGTGCAGTGGATGGGATTGGAAGGCGAGGTCGAACGGCCTGCAAACGAGCACCCCAAACGCCCCGTCGAAGGCTTGAATTGCGCTCGAAGCGAAGTCAGTGGGCGCAGGTTGTGGGGACTGGTTTCAGAGAAATACCCTGACCCGGCTGATTTCTTTCAGCAGCACTTCGTCGCGAACTATTGCCCGCTCGTGTTCATGGAAGCGGGTGGAAAGAATCGAACCCCCGACAAATTGCCCGCCGCCGAACGAGACTCCCTGCAAGCCATCTGCGACGCACACTTGGCAAAAGTCATCACGGCAGCCCCATGGACCGATTTGGTCGGGGTCGGTGCGTTCGCTGAAAACTGTCTCAAGCGAGTCGTGAAATCCATTGAAGGATCCAGCGAACCTCGCACGCCGAAAGCATCGGTTCGGCAAAAAAGTGCCAGCCAACCGCCTTTCCACATCCATCGAATCCTGCATCCCAGTCCCGCCTCCCCCGCGGCAAACAAAGATTGGGCTGGAAAAGTGACCAGCCAACTGACCGACGCCAAAATCTGGTGA
- a CDS encoding DUF1571 domain-containing protein, which yields MNTPRRQFLGLAGGLLAGGLSQSNLFGQDPQWTKPVHRVANAALSAQKASPATPVSSAKAALVRGLEMARQSLTRSKTEVNDYTAVLVKRERIGDTIGEHEFMTIKVRNRKEANGRLVQPFSVYLAFAKPTSVKGREVIYVENQNNGNIVAHEGGFKGRFLPTVSIPPTGMLAMRGQRYPMTEIGVENMILKLIERGEKALQFEDVHAELRNGARFQNRQCTLLRLTQPTRRPDAEFHTAEVFMDDELNMPIRYIAHDWPKAGGERGEVIEEYNYLNLKVNVGLTDADFDPYNEAYNFHS from the coding sequence ATGAATACCCCTCGTCGTCAATTCTTGGGACTCGCCGGCGGATTGCTGGCTGGTGGACTCTCTCAATCGAACCTCTTCGGACAAGATCCTCAGTGGACCAAACCCGTCCACCGGGTCGCCAACGCCGCCTTGTCCGCACAGAAGGCTTCACCGGCCACCCCCGTCAGTTCCGCGAAAGCCGCTTTGGTTCGTGGCTTGGAAATGGCTCGTCAATCGCTGACACGTTCCAAAACGGAAGTCAATGATTACACGGCCGTTCTGGTCAAACGGGAACGCATCGGTGACACCATCGGCGAACACGAATTCATGACCATCAAGGTTCGCAATCGCAAAGAGGCGAACGGTCGTTTGGTGCAACCATTCAGCGTTTATTTGGCATTTGCGAAACCTACCTCGGTGAAAGGTCGCGAAGTCATTTACGTCGAGAATCAAAACAACGGCAACATTGTCGCTCACGAAGGTGGCTTCAAAGGCCGCTTTTTGCCAACCGTCTCGATTCCGCCAACCGGGATGCTTGCCATGCGTGGCCAGCGATATCCGATGACCGAGATCGGTGTCGAGAACATGATTTTGAAATTGATCGAACGAGGCGAGAAGGCTCTTCAGTTCGAAGATGTACACGCAGAGTTGCGCAATGGGGCTCGCTTTCAAAATCGTCAGTGCACTTTGCTGCGTTTGACTCAGCCGACCCGTCGCCCGGACGCGGAATTCCATACCGCCGAGGTATTCATGGACGATGAGCTGAACATGCCCATTCGCTACATTGCCCACGATTGGCCGAAGGCCGGCGGTGAACGTGGCGAGGTGATTGAGGAGTACAACTACCTCAACTTGAAGGTCAACGTCGGGCTGACGGACGCCGATTTTGATCCGTACAACGAAGCCTACAACTTCCACTCGTAA
- a CDS encoding serine/threonine-protein kinase has protein sequence MKRHAMSALADTMELPADYSNPLATSRPMKFTHSPNDLVLDRYTIRRGIGVGGFGEVYFAVSQAGKEVALKRIQRNLEVELRGVSHCLNLKHLNLVSLHDVCRDADDQAWVVMEYVAGPNLREVMDEAAKSAESDSRNVLPSGLFESQVRHWFAGASAGVAHLHSAGLVHRDIKPGNLFDDNGIVKVGDYGLSKFISASHRSGHTESIGTFHYMAPEIGRGQYGREIDLYALGVILFEMLTGELPFDGETPQEIIVKHLTDSPDLSRVPNPYRNVIHRCLQKDPSKRPRDVAEMLSLASMPSDQTPVLAEVVTSESKPFDSDSSRFQSKKRRHADPVIAAGLASPHAGGASMVLNSSAGEEPIARAVRNSFSDARAWWRALETSPGIKLVLAVSAVAILLINTHWLLPVLSMVGFFYVPYYVIRHVVLQLSDPTSYSPTSTDSQGLRQGGPHAHAVANVRPAVKPTMTKAQVRSLLRTSLSDRTRLSRSAEWATSGMTSMIVAGVLLLLSSVIGMRSTPFTPMALAPYVWMALVIWLGAFGLLGIGKFWEGSDGEGLVRRLVSSSWGACLGLLAFVLGHFLMVPMDEGLGRDIDATALPVSFYLESGVPKAAAMMGHFALLFALLRMWKPVDPLRRVRLSLWAVTVAVVGEWVVHQIVPVPQPAGMLIAGGVIVMTQLSAPWVKADAISTV, from the coding sequence ATGAAAAGGCATGCGATGAGTGCTTTGGCCGATACAATGGAACTTCCCGCAGACTACTCGAATCCTTTGGCAACATCTCGCCCGATGAAATTCACCCACTCCCCCAACGATCTGGTCCTGGACCGATACACGATTCGTCGTGGCATCGGCGTGGGGGGATTTGGTGAGGTGTATTTCGCGGTCAGCCAAGCGGGCAAGGAAGTCGCGCTCAAACGAATTCAAAGAAACCTCGAGGTGGAGCTGCGAGGTGTTTCGCACTGCTTGAACCTCAAGCATCTGAATTTGGTCTCGCTTCACGATGTGTGTCGCGACGCCGATGACCAAGCTTGGGTCGTGATGGAATACGTCGCGGGGCCCAACCTGCGAGAGGTGATGGATGAGGCAGCGAAGTCCGCCGAATCGGATTCTCGCAACGTGCTGCCCAGCGGTTTGTTTGAATCGCAAGTCCGGCACTGGTTTGCCGGTGCGTCCGCCGGGGTGGCTCATTTGCACTCGGCCGGTTTGGTTCACCGTGATATCAAACCTGGCAACCTTTTTGACGACAATGGCATTGTCAAAGTCGGAGACTACGGGCTCAGCAAGTTCATTTCCGCGTCCCATCGCAGTGGGCACACCGAGAGCATTGGAACGTTCCATTACATGGCCCCCGAGATTGGTCGGGGACAGTATGGACGCGAGATCGATTTGTATGCACTCGGTGTGATCTTGTTCGAGATGCTGACGGGCGAACTGCCGTTTGATGGTGAGACCCCGCAAGAGATCATCGTCAAACATTTGACCGACTCACCGGACTTGTCCCGGGTCCCCAACCCGTATCGAAATGTGATTCATCGATGCTTGCAAAAGGATCCCAGCAAACGTCCACGTGACGTCGCGGAGATGCTTTCGTTGGCTTCGATGCCTTCGGACCAAACGCCAGTTTTGGCGGAAGTGGTGACTTCGGAATCGAAGCCATTCGACAGCGATTCCTCCCGTTTCCAGTCGAAGAAACGTCGACACGCCGATCCTGTGATTGCCGCCGGATTGGCGTCGCCACACGCTGGCGGTGCGTCGATGGTTCTGAATTCATCGGCAGGGGAAGAACCGATCGCTCGAGCTGTTCGCAACAGTTTTTCAGATGCACGAGCGTGGTGGCGAGCGTTGGAAACGTCCCCCGGCATCAAATTGGTCTTGGCTGTTTCTGCGGTCGCGATTTTGTTGATCAACACGCATTGGTTGCTACCGGTGCTGTCGATGGTGGGATTTTTCTATGTTCCTTATTACGTGATTCGTCATGTCGTGTTGCAGCTGTCGGATCCCACGTCCTATTCGCCAACGTCAACGGATTCGCAAGGCCTGCGGCAGGGCGGCCCCCATGCTCACGCCGTTGCGAATGTTCGCCCAGCGGTCAAACCGACCATGACAAAAGCTCAAGTTCGATCGTTGTTGAGAACCAGCTTGTCGGACCGAACTCGGTTGTCACGGTCGGCCGAATGGGCCACGTCGGGAATGACCTCCATGATTGTGGCGGGGGTCCTGTTGTTGCTCAGTTCCGTGATCGGGATGCGCAGCACCCCGTTCACGCCAATGGCTTTGGCACCTTATGTGTGGATGGCCCTGGTGATTTGGCTGGGAGCATTCGGATTGCTAGGGATTGGAAAGTTCTGGGAAGGCAGCGACGGAGAAGGCTTGGTCCGCCGCCTGGTGTCCTCGTCCTGGGGAGCCTGTTTGGGTTTGCTCGCGTTCGTGCTCGGTCATTTTTTGATGGTCCCGATGGATGAAGGTTTGGGACGAGACATTGATGCGACCGCGCTTCCCGTTTCGTTCTACTTGGAATCAGGCGTCCCCAAAGCGGCCGCCATGATGGGGCACTTCGCGTTGCTGTTTGCTTTGCTTCGAATGTGGAAACCTGTCGACCCCCTGCGTCGCGTTCGGTTGAGCCTGTGGGCGGTCACCGTCGCGGTGGTGGGTGAATGGGTTGTGCACCAAATCGTTCCCGTCCCTCAACCCGCGGGCATGTTGATTGCCGGCGGCGTGATCGTGATGACTCAATTGTCAGCTCCTTGGGTGAAAGCCGATGCAATCTCAACCGTCTGA
- a CDS encoding thioredoxin family protein: protein MPSISRPASLAVTSITAAFIGLVSLFFIGCNGPSNSVPPANIPADAIQQVVGSADNESLVLVKFGAPWCGPCRQVDKEIASLASTLPKDVHVVTVDVDERPEVAAKFGIQGIPRMFLVRNGEVLADEVGYRSESELRNWVASYQ, encoded by the coding sequence ATGCCGTCCATTTCTCGCCCCGCATCACTCGCCGTGACTTCGATCACAGCGGCATTCATCGGCCTGGTCTCGCTGTTTTTCATCGGTTGCAATGGACCGAGCAACTCGGTCCCACCAGCGAATATTCCTGCGGATGCGATCCAGCAAGTCGTCGGCTCAGCGGACAACGAAAGCCTGGTCTTGGTCAAGTTTGGTGCCCCCTGGTGTGGTCCATGTCGACAGGTCGACAAAGAAATCGCTTCCCTCGCATCGACTCTGCCAAAGGACGTTCACGTCGTCACCGTTGATGTGGACGAGCGTCCAGAAGTCGCTGCGAAATTTGGTATTCAGGGCATCCCCCGAATGTTCTTGGTCCGAAATGGCGAAGTCCTGGCTGACGAAGTTGGGTATCGCTCGGAGTCGGAACTGCGGAATTGGGTCGCAAGCTACCAGTGA